A window of the Haloarcula litorea genome harbors these coding sequences:
- a CDS encoding HEAT repeat domain-containing protein — protein MIEAAPVLQSGTVYEVGGYLVPLSVLLTVLALLVGLLLATSFALTMGLSVSRYLGDRRRERVRDDVQTELLDRLYGPGDPGWEEWAASLSTTERRVAESLLGEFLRELDGTDAERLRPLGSALGVTGRARERLGGGDEYRRLQALTWLTLLCDTDPVAAVDFEATTARERAALVRLLSTCDELADADAAVSLLLDGIDEQFTVFGQDTLYRVTRRDPGPLFARASDRYREWPKPLFAQVLAVCKHLDTSAGETDLTWLTAALEDETEAIRAAAARALGSFGWHESLRDRVFLERAVADPSPRVRAAVYEMLGSWGDESALSVLLYALVSEDDPRALERGTHALVTHRDRVGEDGPAVLGEAWRWSSEHDRYDGLARRGGRVSG, from the coding sequence ATGATTGAAGCCGCGCCGGTGCTACAGAGCGGGACCGTCTACGAGGTGGGCGGCTACCTCGTGCCGCTGTCGGTGCTTCTCACTGTCCTCGCGCTGCTGGTGGGACTGCTGCTCGCGACATCGTTCGCGCTGACGATGGGCCTCTCGGTGTCTCGGTACCTGGGCGACCGGCGGCGCGAGCGTGTCCGCGACGACGTACAGACCGAACTGCTGGATCGACTGTACGGCCCCGGAGACCCCGGCTGGGAGGAGTGGGCCGCGTCGCTGTCGACCACAGAGCGACGGGTCGCCGAGTCGCTCCTCGGCGAGTTCCTCCGGGAACTCGACGGTACCGACGCCGAGCGACTCCGACCGCTCGGGTCGGCCCTCGGGGTGACAGGCCGGGCACGGGAGCGACTCGGCGGCGGCGACGAGTACCGTCGGCTGCAGGCGCTGACGTGGCTGACGCTGTTGTGCGACACCGACCCCGTGGCGGCAGTCGACTTCGAGGCGACGACCGCGCGCGAACGGGCCGCACTCGTCCGACTGCTGTCCACCTGTGACGAACTCGCCGACGCCGACGCGGCCGTGTCGCTCCTCCTCGACGGGATCGACGAGCAGTTCACCGTCTTCGGCCAGGACACGCTGTACCGGGTCACACGGCGCGATCCCGGTCCCCTGTTCGCACGCGCCAGCGATCGGTACCGCGAGTGGCCGAAACCGCTGTTCGCACAGGTGCTCGCGGTCTGTAAACACCTCGACACGAGCGCCGGCGAGACGGACCTGACGTGGCTGACGGCGGCACTCGAGGACGAGACCGAGGCGATCCGGGCGGCCGCCGCGCGGGCGCTGGGCAGTTTCGGCTGGCACGAGTCCCTCCGTGACCGGGTGTTCCTCGAACGCGCGGTGGCGGACCCCTCGCCCCGCGTCCGGGCGGCCGTCTACGAGATGCTCGGCAGTTGGGGCGACGAGTCGGCCCTCAGCGTCCTGCTGTACGCGCTCGTCTCGGAAGACGACCCGCGCGCACTCGAACGCGGGACGCACGCGCTCGTGACTCATCGGGACCGGGTTGGCGAGGACGGGCCGGCCGTGCTGGGCGAGGCCTGGCGCTGGAGCAGCGAGCACGACCGCTACGACGGACTGGCGCGGCGGGGCGGACGGGTGAGCGGCTGA
- a CDS encoding cold-shock protein, producing MAKGTVDFFNDTGGYGFIDTEDSEEDVFFHMEDIGGPDLEEGQELEFDIEQADKGPRATNVTRL from the coding sequence ATGGCGAAAGGAACGGTCGACTTCTTCAACGACACTGGCGGTTACGGTTTCATCGACACTGAGGACTCTGAGGAGGACGTCTTCTTCCACATGGAGGACATCGGCGGTCCCGACCTCGAGGAAGGGCAGGAACTCGAATTCGACATCGAGCAGGCCGACAAGGGCCCGCGAGCGACCAACGTCACCCGACTCTAA
- a CDS encoding DUF429 domain-containing protein — protein sequence MAEDLYVGVVRSGDAWLAVAFTTDGFDHAAVFEGIGDCWARYEETARLVLVAVPVGLVESGDPVRRCDERARAVLGPRAETVTTPPVREATRKQRYSAANRTHERKSGAALSEAAFDRSDAIAMVDELLQEVPEAAAVVRSAHPDLCFRAFAGEPLEHPSAVAAGYAERMRTLAHYDRDAAPTVQHAAEATAGHDVTVADVLDAVVLAYTATPGAADLRTLPPDPPTDAAGLPMELVYRAAAPLDEG from the coding sequence ATGGCGGAGGACCTGTACGTCGGCGTCGTCCGGAGCGGCGACGCGTGGCTCGCGGTGGCGTTCACCACCGACGGGTTCGACCACGCGGCGGTGTTCGAGGGGATCGGTGACTGCTGGGCGCGCTACGAGGAGACGGCACGGCTCGTCCTCGTGGCCGTCCCCGTCGGCCTCGTCGAGTCCGGCGACCCGGTGCGGCGCTGTGACGAGCGCGCCCGCGCCGTGCTCGGTCCCCGGGCCGAGACGGTGACGACGCCGCCGGTCCGGGAGGCCACCCGGAAGCAGCGCTACTCGGCCGCCAACCGGACCCACGAGCGCAAGAGCGGAGCGGCCCTCTCCGAGGCCGCGTTCGACCGGAGCGACGCGATCGCGATGGTCGACGAACTCCTCCAGGAGGTGCCCGAGGCCGCCGCAGTCGTGCGATCGGCTCACCCCGACCTCTGCTTCCGGGCGTTCGCCGGCGAGCCCCTGGAGCACCCGTCTGCCGTCGCCGCGGGCTACGCCGAGCGGATGCGGACGCTCGCCCACTACGACCGCGACGCCGCGCCGACGGTCCAGCACGCCGCGGAGGCGACGGCCGGCCACGACGTGACCGTCGCCGACGTGCTCGACGCCGTCGTGCTGGCCTACACCGCGACGCCCGGTGCGGCCGATCTGCGGACGCTGCCGCCGGACCCGCCGACGGACGCCGCGGGGCTCCCGATGGAGCTGGTCTACCGGGCGGCAGCGCCGCTGGACGAGGGGTGA
- a CDS encoding LURP-one-related/scramblase family protein — translation MSTPSEYDIEGLDLRGDSYTVEQSLVRNKYKAMDADGNVVLRGKQKMFKLKEQFPFVDGDDEEVFEVKAGGIVDIAGNYVLTDSRTGEELVVLDNDYSILQDTWKIRDADTEAKIAQIDSRGALVTLARNVLPFGQWIPHKYEITDADGDHVGNIDGEFSLKDRYTITIDDASDVPKEPVIAAAMVIDAIQGN, via the coding sequence ATGAGCACTCCCTCCGAGTACGACATCGAGGGCCTCGACCTGCGCGGCGACAGCTACACCGTCGAACAGAGCCTGGTCCGGAACAAGTACAAGGCGATGGACGCCGACGGCAACGTCGTCCTGCGCGGCAAGCAGAAGATGTTCAAGCTCAAAGAGCAGTTCCCGTTCGTCGACGGCGACGACGAGGAGGTGTTCGAGGTCAAGGCCGGCGGGATCGTCGACATCGCCGGCAACTACGTCCTGACCGACTCCAGGACCGGCGAGGAGCTGGTCGTCCTCGACAACGACTACTCCATCCTCCAGGACACCTGGAAGATCCGCGACGCCGACACGGAGGCGAAGATCGCACAGATCGACTCCCGGGGCGCGCTGGTGACGCTGGCCCGCAACGTCCTGCCGTTCGGTCAGTGGATCCCCCACAAGTACGAGATCACCGACGCCGACGGCGACCACGTCGGGAACATCGACGGCGAGTTCTCGCTGAAGGACCGCTACACCATCACCATCGACGACGCCAGCGACGTCCCCAAAGAGCCCGTCATCGCGGCCGCGATGGTCATCGACGCCATCCAGGGGAACTGA
- a CDS encoding cold-shock protein yields MAKGKVDFFNDTGGYGFIDTDDADEDVFFHMEDVGGPDLEEGQEVEFDIEQADKGPRAKNLERL; encoded by the coding sequence ATGGCGAAAGGCAAAGTCGACTTCTTCAACGACACTGGTGGTTACGGCTTCATCGATACCGACGACGCGGACGAGGACGTCTTCTTCCACATGGAAGACGTCGGCGGTCCTGACCTTGAGGAGGGGCAGGAGGTCGAGTTCGACATCGAGCAGGCCGACAAGGGCCCGCGCGCGAAGAACCTCGAGCGACTGTAA
- a CDS encoding response regulator transcription factor codes for MTDETSAHVLVVDDDETIRRLLTHRLENAGFTVTTYPDGRAAADALDAGDVDPDLCLLDVMMPRLNGTRLLRMIRNGELAVDPALPVVMLTSRGRESDVLEGFESGADDYVTKPFSGAALVARVTRYVDD; via the coding sequence GTGACCGACGAGACGAGTGCGCACGTACTCGTCGTCGACGACGACGAGACGATCCGACGGCTCCTCACCCACCGGTTGGAGAACGCCGGGTTCACGGTGACGACGTACCCGGACGGGCGAGCGGCCGCGGACGCGCTCGACGCCGGCGACGTCGATCCCGACCTCTGTCTGCTAGACGTGATGATGCCGCGACTGAACGGGACGCGACTGCTCAGGATGATCCGCAACGGCGAGCTGGCCGTCGACCCCGCGCTGCCGGTCGTGATGCTCACCTCCCGCGGTCGGGAGTCCGACGTGTTGGAGGGGTTCGAATCGGGAGCCGACGACTACGTGACGAAACCGTTCAGCGGGGCGGCGCTGGTCGCCAGGGTGACCCGATACGTCGATGATTGA
- a CDS encoding DUF2891 domain-containing protein, protein MNALQTYDAATMVSGRADWIDPELCSALAEYPLDSIDTEYPHFVRSVDGPDDTVRPSEDHPVFYGCFDWHSAVHSHWCLVRQLRLFEDHPAASDIVSTLDERFTREGVEQEASYLAANESFEKPYGWAWFLRFAAELHLWDTDRATAWRDLFDPLERQVVDLFEAEFLTQERPFRVGTHANSAFALTCALDYARVVDDEEFESAVSATAEAFFGDDRNYPVEYEPLGWDFLSPALAEADLMRRVLDREAFRRWFDGFAPALTEAPHDSILRSVAVETDSDDGLELHFVGLNLSKAWAMAGIADALDDRRAAALERGAKRHVDHSVELAFTDDYAGAHWLSSFVLYLLTSDEGGIAPER, encoded by the coding sequence ATGAACGCGCTTCAGACGTACGACGCGGCGACGATGGTATCGGGACGGGCGGACTGGATCGACCCGGAGTTGTGCTCGGCCCTCGCGGAGTACCCGCTCGACTCGATCGACACGGAGTACCCGCACTTCGTGCGGTCGGTCGACGGACCCGACGACACGGTCCGACCGAGCGAGGACCACCCGGTCTTCTACGGGTGTTTCGACTGGCACTCCGCCGTCCACAGTCACTGGTGTCTCGTCCGGCAGCTCCGTCTCTTCGAGGACCACCCCGCGGCCTCGGACATCGTCTCGACGTTGGACGAGCGGTTCACACGCGAGGGAGTCGAACAGGAGGCGTCGTACCTCGCGGCCAACGAGTCCTTCGAGAAGCCGTACGGCTGGGCCTGGTTCCTCCGCTTCGCGGCGGAGTTGCACCTCTGGGACACGGACCGGGCGACTGCCTGGCGCGACCTGTTCGACCCCCTCGAACGGCAGGTCGTCGACCTCTTCGAGGCCGAGTTCCTGACACAGGAACGGCCGTTTCGGGTCGGGACCCACGCCAACTCCGCCTTCGCGCTCACGTGTGCGCTGGACTACGCCCGGGTCGTCGACGACGAGGAGTTCGAGTCGGCCGTCTCGGCGACGGCCGAGGCGTTCTTCGGGGACGACCGGAACTACCCGGTCGAGTACGAACCGCTCGGGTGGGACTTCCTCTCGCCGGCGCTCGCCGAGGCCGACCTGATGCGGCGGGTGCTCGACCGCGAGGCGTTCCGGCGGTGGTTCGACGGGTTCGCGCCCGCCCTCACCGAGGCTCCCCACGACTCCATCCTGCGTTCCGTCGCGGTCGAGACGGACAGCGACGACGGCCTCGAACTCCACTTCGTCGGACTCAACCTCTCGAAGGCGTGGGCGATGGCCGGGATCGCGGACGCACTCGACGACAGACGGGCGGCGGCGCTCGAACGGGGTGCGAAGCGCCACGTCGACCACAGCGTCGAGCTGGCGTTCACCGACGACTACGCCGGCGCACACTGGCTCTCCTCGTTCGTGCTGTATCTGTTGACCAGCGACGAGGGCGGGATCGCACCCGAACGGTGA
- a CDS encoding glycosyltransferase family 2 protein translates to MHTFEHLVVAALAISGIGVVVYYAVVNASYLLVHVLALLELRDDVREAQWDPPFRRFNTPFYPGIGVVVPAYNEAATIEESVRSMLALNYPDLEIVVVNDGSTDATLSTLVERFELEPVDAAVPYEVPGERIRDVYRSRRYEELLVVDKENGGKSDALNAGIWLTEQPLFCAVDSDTVIDRDALLQIVRPFLDEPTTAVASGGVIRVANNCEINDGIVESVSLPKTGLPGLQVMEYLRAFYSGRLGLNRLNGLILISGAFGLFRTDVVRDIGGYRHDTITEDFDIVVRLHKHLTDEDREYTVDFVPEPVAWTEVPGSRRVLSRQRRRWYRGMIETVRTHRKMIGDPEYGRVGTLVFPLFVVAEMLGPLVEGLGYVLLPLAWYVGVLNVEFFLVFFLLTSGFGVFLSWFGVFSEVWSFNRYDDPRQILRLLWYGVLENFGYRQWKTIVAWRGLVEYVRGDRSWGVMERSGFGSRED, encoded by the coding sequence ATGCACACGTTCGAACACCTGGTCGTCGCGGCGCTGGCCATCAGCGGGATCGGCGTCGTCGTCTACTACGCCGTCGTCAACGCCAGCTACCTCCTCGTCCACGTCCTGGCGCTGCTCGAACTGCGCGACGACGTGCGTGAGGCGCAGTGGGATCCGCCCTTCCGGCGGTTCAACACCCCGTTCTACCCGGGGATCGGCGTCGTCGTGCCCGCGTACAACGAGGCGGCGACCATCGAGGAGAGCGTCCGGTCGATGCTGGCGTTGAACTACCCGGACCTAGAGATCGTCGTCGTCAACGACGGGTCGACCGACGCGACGCTCTCGACGCTCGTCGAGCGGTTCGAGCTCGAACCGGTCGACGCAGCGGTGCCCTACGAGGTACCCGGCGAGCGGATCCGAGACGTCTACCGGTCGCGGCGCTACGAGGAGCTCCTCGTGGTCGACAAGGAGAACGGCGGGAAGAGCGACGCCCTGAACGCCGGTATCTGGCTGACCGAACAGCCGCTGTTCTGTGCGGTCGACTCCGACACCGTCATCGACCGCGACGCGCTGCTCCAGATCGTCAGGCCGTTCCTCGACGAGCCGACGACTGCCGTCGCCTCCGGGGGCGTGATCCGCGTCGCCAACAACTGCGAGATCAACGACGGTATCGTCGAGTCCGTCTCGCTCCCGAAGACGGGGTTACCGGGCCTGCAAGTGATGGAGTACCTCCGGGCGTTCTACTCGGGGCGGCTCGGCCTCAATCGGCTGAACGGACTCATCCTCATCTCAGGGGCTTTCGGACTCTTCCGGACCGACGTAGTCCGTGACATCGGCGGCTACCGGCACGACACCATCACCGAGGACTTCGACATCGTGGTCCGCCTGCACAAGCACCTCACGGACGAGGACCGCGAGTACACCGTCGACTTCGTCCCGGAGCCGGTCGCGTGGACGGAGGTCCCGGGCAGTCGTCGAGTGTTGAGTCGACAGCGCCGGCGCTGGTACCGGGGGATGATCGAGACGGTCCGGACACACCGGAAGATGATTGGCGACCCCGAGTACGGCCGTGTCGGGACGCTCGTGTTCCCGCTGTTCGTCGTCGCCGAGATGCTGGGCCCCCTGGTCGAGGGGCTCGGGTACGTCCTCCTCCCACTGGCGTGGTACGTCGGCGTGCTGAACGTCGAGTTCTTCCTCGTCTTCTTCCTGCTGACCTCCGGGTTCGGCGTCTTCCTGTCGTGGTTCGGCGTGTTCAGCGAGGTCTGGAGCTTCAACCGCTACGACGACCCCCGACAGATCCTCCGGCTGCTGTGGTACGGCGTCCTCGAGAACTTCGGCTACCGGCAGTGGAAGACGATCGTCGCGTGGCGCGGCCTCGTCGAGTACGTCCGGGGCGACCGGAGTTGGGGCGTGATGGAGCGCTCCGGGTTCGGCTCCCGAGAGGACTGA
- a CDS encoding GAF domain-containing sensor histidine kinase, whose product MGGADSPDYFRDLYELSCDRSADLDERIRGAITVGRDRLGLDYGLLTYTGDGVYEVVDSTVENGDYRAGTTHDLDETWCRHVVDSRELVVISDAPNSPYHDDVALTTTGLACYIGAPLVVDGEVYGTLCYSGDDPREEAFDESAEQFVELLAEWTSHEIERERHQRELAAQNRRLEEFAGVLAHDLRNPLTAAKGYAELAHEESTGDVHEYVGTVLSSLDRMDTLITDVLSLARDGASAGDQTSIDVETVAGRAWATVDPDGATLRLDAERRVLANESRLEQLFENLFRNVGEHCGPGTTVTVRGTDDGFVVEDDGPGLPSSLATSLFDPSEDVGDHGLGLLIVERIVDSHGWSGRVETSEGGTRFVFGGVQSADSGGTPRPA is encoded by the coding sequence ATGGGTGGAGCCGACTCACCGGACTACTTTCGGGACCTCTACGAGCTCAGCTGTGATCGTTCGGCGGACCTCGACGAGCGGATACGGGGGGCCATCACCGTCGGACGGGACCGACTCGGTCTCGACTACGGGCTCCTGACCTACACCGGCGACGGTGTCTACGAGGTGGTCGACTCGACCGTCGAGAACGGCGACTACCGAGCCGGAACGACACACGACCTCGACGAGACCTGGTGTCGGCACGTCGTCGACAGCCGCGAACTCGTCGTCATCTCGGACGCACCGAACTCCCCGTACCACGACGACGTCGCGCTGACGACGACAGGGCTCGCCTGTTACATCGGCGCGCCACTGGTCGTCGACGGCGAGGTGTACGGGACGCTGTGTTACTCCGGCGACGATCCCCGCGAGGAGGCGTTCGACGAGTCGGCCGAGCAGTTCGTCGAGCTACTGGCCGAGTGGACGAGCCACGAGATCGAACGCGAGCGCCACCAGCGGGAACTGGCCGCACAGAACCGTCGCCTCGAGGAGTTCGCCGGCGTCCTCGCTCACGACCTCCGGAACCCGCTGACGGCCGCCAAGGGATACGCCGAGCTCGCTCACGAGGAGAGCACCGGCGACGTCCACGAGTACGTCGGGACGGTGCTGTCGTCGCTGGACCGGATGGACACGCTCATCACGGACGTCCTCTCGCTGGCTCGCGACGGAGCCAGCGCCGGCGATCAGACGTCGATCGATGTCGAGACGGTCGCGGGGCGGGCGTGGGCGACCGTCGACCCGGACGGCGCGACGCTCCGGCTGGATGCCGAGCGACGGGTGCTGGCAAACGAGTCACGGCTCGAACAGCTCTTCGAGAACCTCTTCCGGAACGTCGGCGAACACTGCGGACCGGGCACGACGGTCACCGTCCGCGGGACCGACGACGGGTTCGTCGTCGAGGACGACGGTCCCGGCCTCCCGTCGTCGCTGGCGACGAGCCTGTTCGATCCCAGCGAGGACGTCGGGGACCACGGCCTGGGGCTGCTCATCGTCGAGCGGATCGTCGACAGCCACGGCTGGTCTGGCCGGGTCGAGACGAGCGAAGGGGGGACGCGGTTCGTGTTCGGCGGCGTCCAGTCGGCCGACAGCGGGGGGACTCCGAGGCCGGCCTGA